Proteins co-encoded in one Cygnus olor isolate bCygOlo1 chromosome 6, bCygOlo1.pri.v2, whole genome shotgun sequence genomic window:
- the CALCRL gene encoding calcitonin gene-related peptide type 1 receptor, whose translation MTKNWITFLLFFLLVTMFFATAIPAEGHQNMTDDFAQLSVTRNKIMTAQYECYQKIMQDPIHRKEGPYCNRTWDGWLCWSDVAAGTVSVQRCPDYFQDFNPSEKVTKICDPSGNWFRHPESNRTWTNYTQCNIYTHEKVKTALNLYYLAIIGHGLSIASLLISLGIFFYFKSLSCQRITLHKNLFFSFVCNSVVTIISLTAIANNQELVATNPISCKVSQFIYLYLMGCNYFWMLCEGVYLHTLIVVAVFAEKQHLMWYYLLGWGFPLIPACIHAVARTLYYNDNCWISSDTHLLYIIHGPICAALLVNLFFLLNIVRVLITKLKDTHKAESNLYMKAVRATLILVPLLGIEFVLFPWRPEGRIAEEVYDYVMHILMHYQGLLVATIFCFFNGEVQAVLRRHWNQYKIQFEHSFSHSDAMRTASYTVSSISDVQGYGYSHDCTSEHLNGKGYHDMESVVLKTEKLYG comes from the exons atgacaaaaaactGGATAACgtttttgctgttcttcctcttgGTTACTATG TTTTTTGCCACTGCCATACCAGCTGAGGGGCATCAGAATATGACAGACGACTTCGCTCAACTGAGTGTTACACGGAATAAAATTATGACAGCACAGTATGAATGCTACCAGAAAATTATGCAAGATCCCATTCATAGGAAAGAAG GTCCTTACTGTAACAGGACATGGGATGGCTGGTTGTGCTGGAGTGATGTTGCTGCAGGAACTGTGTCAGTACAGCGTTGTCCTGACTACTTTCAGGATTTCAATCCATCAG AAAAAGTGACGAAGATCTGTGATCCAAGTGGGAACTGGTTTAGACACCCAGAAAGCAACAGGACGTGGACAAACTACACCCAGTGTAATATCTATACGCATGAAAAAGTGAAG ACGGCTCTGAACTTGTATTATTTGGCCATCATAGGACATGGTCTCTCAATTGCATCACTTTTGATTTCTCTTGgcatattcttttattttaa gAGCTTGAGTTGCCAAAGGATTACCCTgcataaaaatctatttttctcgTTTGTTTGCAACTCTGTTGTAACGATAATTTCACTGACTGCAATAGCCAACAATCAGGAGTTAGTTGCAACTAATCCA ATTAGCTGCAAAGTGTCACAGTTCATCTACCTGTACCTAATGGGGTGCAACTACTTCTGGATGCTGTGTGAAGGCGTTTACCTGCATACTCTTATTGTGGTGGCTGTTTTTGCTGAGAAACAGCACTTGATGTGGTATTACCTTCTTGGATGGG GTTTTCCACTGATCCCTGCCTGCATACATGCTGTTGCTAGAACTTTGTATTATAATGACAA ctgttgGATCAGCTCTGATACTCATCTGCTGTACATCATCCATGGCCCTATTTGTGCTGCTCTATTG GTGAATCTCTTCTTCCTGTTGAATATCGTCCGTGTTCTCATAACGAAGCTGAAAGACACCCACAAGGCAGAATCCAACCTGTACATGAAAGCAGTGAGAGCTACCCTGATTCTAGTCCCCCTGCTTGGCATTGAGTTTGTGCTGTTTCCATGGCGACCAGAAGGCCGGATTGCTGAGGAAGTCTATGACTATGTGATGCACATCCTTATGCATTACCAG ggTCTACTGGTGGCtacaattttctgcttttttaatggAGAG GTCCAAGCTGTTTTGAGAAGACACTGGAATCAGTACAAAATCCAATTTGAGCACAGCTTCAGCCACTCAGATGCTATGCGCACCGCTTCCTACACTGTATCATCAATCAGTGATGTTCAAGGCTATGGCTACAGTCATGACTGCACCAGTGAACATTTAAATGGGAAGGGCTATCATGACATGGAGagtgttgttttaaaaactgagaagCTGTATGGTTGA